A DNA window from Streptomyces sp. 71268 contains the following coding sequences:
- a CDS encoding type I polyketide synthase: protein MADDEKLLDYLKKVTADLRQARRRLRKVEERDREPIAIVAMSCRYPGGVRTPEELWRLVAEGGDGITEFPPDRGWDVDGFFDPDAERSGTFSVREGGFLDAPGDFDPGFFSMSPREALATDPQQRLLLETAWEAFERAGIDPTSVRGSQGGVFVGASSSGYGAGVSEMPEGVEGLLLAGNATSVVSGRVAYTLGLEGPAVTVDTACSSSLVALHLACQALRQEECSLALAGGVAVMFTPSMFVEFSRQGGLAPDGRCKAFGAGADGTGWAEGVGLLLLERLSDARRNGHPVLAVVRGSAVNQDGASNGLTAPNGPSQRRVIRQALRNAGLTPADVDAVEAHGTGTALGDPIEAQALLATYGQERAEGRPLWLGSLKSNIGHSQAAAGVGGVIKMVMAMREGLLPKTLHADEPSPQVDWSEGDIRLLTEATAWPETEQPRRAGVSSFGISGTNAHAILEQAPEVEGAEAAEQPAAGVVDGPVAWVVSGRSAAGLRAQAGRLREFVAERPELDAADVALSLVRSRSVFEHRGVVTGAGREELLARLGALAGDEVVSGVTRGVADVRGRSVFVFPGQGAQWVGMAVGLLDASPVFAEAVAECEAALSAHVDWSLTDVLRGVEGAPGFDRVDVVQPVLFAVMVSLAKLWRSVGVEPDAVMGHSQGEIAAACVAGALSLGDAAKVVALRSQAIAAGLAGRGGMVSVGLPVDQVKERIAAWDGAISVAAVNGPGSVVVSGDPGALDEMVAQLEGEEVRVRRVPVDYASHSAHVESIREELLKVLADLKPRTSQVPFYSTVSGELVDTAGLDAEYWYRNLRQTVELEATTRTLLGAGHGVFVEVSPHPVLTLPVQQTVEAADAQAVVVGTLRRDEGGLERFLTSAAEVFARGTKVDWARTLEGRRARRVELPTYAFQRERYWLDGFGLPPGGGVADGAGSVDERFWDVVRRQDLESLAGTLAVDSEAPLSAVLPALSAYHRDNRDRSTVDGWRYRVTWKPLSDAADGSLSGTWLVVVPASLAEDELVSGVVAGLERHGASAVPVVVDERDLDADVLAERLRAVAADAPELGGVLSLLALDERPCPDHPALTGGYALTLVLLRALVEAELPARLWCGTRGAVSVGRSDRLTSPAQAMVWALGRVAGLELPPLWGGLVDLPESLDPRGAERLAGVLAAEGGEDQVAVRGSGVFVRRLARSAASAGEGTSWRARGTVLVTGGTGGLGGQVARWLVRSGAEHLVLTSRRGLDAEGAAELKAELEGMGAGVTVAACDAADRDALAAVLDAVPEHRPLTAVVHAAGVTLAAPLLETDLADAATVVSGKVAGAVNLDELLGDRELDAFVVFSSISGVWGGGSQGVYGSGNAFLDALVERRRARGLAGTAVSWGPWAEDGMATRDGAGEQLARRGLPAMAPQLAISALERAVADDDGVITVVDVDWERFAPSFTAVRPSPFLSDLDEVRALETKGGDGESADAAGAQLRERLKPLTEGERDRVLLDLVRGHAASVLGYSSAETVEPNRAFRDLGFDSLTAVDLRNRLAAETGLVLPATLVFDYPSAGVLAAHLRTEVLGATSPAPATGPMGPAGAGADDEPIAIVSMSCRLPGGVRSPEDLWQLIDGGGDAISSFPTDRGWDLSGMYDPDPDRPGTFYAREGGFLYDAGEFDPGFFGISPREALATDPQQRLLLETSWEAFERAGINPASVRGSRTGVFVGFSGSGYGTNLETVPEDVEGHLLTGNAGSVVSGRLAYTYGLEGPAITVDTACSSSLVALHLACQSLRQGECDMALVGGVAVMATPMAFVEFSRQGGLAPDGRCKPFADAADGTGWSEGADVLLVERLSDARRNGHQVLGVVRGSAVNQDGASNGLTAPNGPSQQRVIRQALASAGLSPAEVDAVEAHGTGTSLGDPIEAQALLATYGQERPEGRPLLLGALKSNIGHTQAASGLAGVIKMVLAMRHGVLPKTLHVDEPSSQVDWSAGEVRLLTEATEWPESGNPRRAGVSAFGVSGTNAHTIIEQAPSDTEDTRPAEVASPDDRGAAPWTLSARSADGLRAQARRLRAQLIAQPELSLRDVGYSLVATRAVFEHRAVLTGADRAELLRGLEAVATAEDAPGVVRSVATPTGATAFLFSGQGAQRLGMGRELYEAYPVFARALDEVCAHLDVVLDRPLKDVVFAAEGSADAELLDQTAFTQPALFAVEVALFRLLEHWGVRPDVLIGHSVGEIAAAHVAGVFSLEDACTLVAARGRLMQALPDGGAMVAIEASEEEVAESLAGREAEVSMAAVNGPNAVVVAGDEGAALEIAEQWAERGRKTRRLRVSHAFHSPRMDAMLEDFRKVVEELSFAPPTIALVSNVTGKSAGADEVCSPEYWVRHAREAVRFLDGLRSLENAGVTRFLEVGPDGVLAAMARECLTAEEAAAPVVVPALRKDRAEVQALTTALAELHVNGATVDWEALFAGQDVRRVELPTYAFQRQRYWLDAPEGGALDTSASADSVDARFWDAVEREDLEALTAALHVDGDASLTEVLPALSSYRKGHRERSTVDGWRYQIAWNAVSELAERAPTGTWLVMVPQPYADDALVTSAVSTLERQGAGVARIVLDGAADIDRAAVAERLRTAIEGASDGVVGGVLSLLALDEDPCVGHTVVPRGLALNLVALQALVDAGVEAPLWVATRGAVSVTESDTLRSAAQAQVWGLGRVAGLEHPKLWGGLVDLPETLDERAANRLSGVLGGGAGEFEDQVAVRTSGVFTRRLVRAAAPRTTARPWNARGSVLVTGGTGGVGGQVARWLASAGAEHLVLTSRRGLDAPGAAELRDELTALGTEVTVAACDIADRDALAAVLAAIPERYPLHAVVHAAGVLDDGVLDSMSVERVAGVLRPKVEGARHLHELTQGLDLSAFVLFSSLAGAIGGAGQGSYAAANAYLDALAQQRRAQGLAATSVAWGPWAEAGMAVDGALEDRLRRGGMAAMTPELAVKALQQALDLQETHLAVADLDWERFVPSYTAVRASRLLDEMPEARRVLEAATAGGTGARFETGGSELRERLAGLPEVEQERVLLDLVTTQVAVVLGFPSVESVESQRAFRELGFDSLTAVELRNRLDAATGLRLPATIVFDHPTPVALARRLRTDVVEDGVSAATPILDELDRIEAAMATISADDVDRPRITTRLQTLLLKWGEAEQESPTSGKKAVPDKIQSATSDEIFDFIDKELGLS, encoded by the coding sequence GTGGCGGACGACGAAAAACTCCTTGACTACCTCAAGAAGGTGACGGCTGACCTGCGTCAGGCTCGTCGGCGACTTCGAAAGGTGGAGGAGCGTGACCGGGAGCCCATCGCCATCGTGGCGATGAGCTGCCGGTACCCCGGGGGCGTGCGGACTCCGGAGGAGCTGTGGCGGCTCGTCGCCGAGGGCGGCGACGGCATCACCGAGTTCCCGCCCGACCGGGGCTGGGACGTCGACGGCTTCTTCGACCCCGACGCGGAGCGGTCCGGGACCTTCTCCGTCCGCGAGGGCGGGTTCCTGGACGCCCCCGGCGACTTCGACCCCGGCTTCTTCTCCATGAGCCCGCGCGAGGCCCTGGCCACCGACCCGCAGCAGCGGCTGCTCCTCGAGACCGCGTGGGAGGCGTTCGAGCGCGCCGGGATCGACCCGACGTCGGTGCGGGGCAGCCAGGGCGGTGTCTTCGTCGGCGCCTCGTCCTCCGGCTACGGCGCCGGGGTCAGCGAGATGCCCGAAGGCGTCGAGGGGCTGCTGCTCGCGGGCAACGCCACCTCCGTGGTGTCCGGCCGGGTGGCCTACACCCTGGGCCTGGAAGGGCCCGCGGTGACGGTGGACACCGCTTGCTCGTCGTCGCTGGTCGCCCTGCACCTCGCTTGCCAGGCGCTCCGCCAGGAGGAGTGCTCACTGGCCCTGGCGGGCGGCGTCGCGGTCATGTTCACCCCCAGCATGTTCGTGGAGTTCAGCCGACAGGGCGGGCTCGCTCCCGACGGCCGGTGCAAGGCGTTCGGCGCGGGCGCCGACGGCACCGGCTGGGCCGAGGGCGTGGGCCTGCTCCTCCTGGAGCGGCTCTCGGACGCCCGGCGCAACGGACACCCCGTGCTGGCCGTGGTGCGGGGCAGCGCGGTGAACCAGGACGGCGCCAGCAACGGCCTCACGGCGCCCAACGGCCCCTCGCAGCGGCGGGTGATCCGCCAGGCACTGCGGAACGCGGGCTTGACGCCGGCCGACGTGGACGCGGTCGAGGCGCACGGTACGGGCACCGCGCTGGGTGACCCGATCGAGGCACAGGCGCTGCTGGCCACCTACGGTCAGGAGCGGGCCGAGGGGCGGCCGCTGTGGCTGGGCTCGCTGAAGTCCAACATCGGCCACTCCCAGGCCGCCGCCGGCGTCGGTGGGGTCATCAAGATGGTGATGGCCATGCGCGAGGGCCTGCTGCCCAAGACCCTCCACGCGGACGAGCCGTCCCCCCAGGTGGACTGGTCCGAGGGCGACATCCGGCTGCTCACCGAGGCCACTGCCTGGCCCGAGACCGAGCAGCCCCGGCGGGCAGGCGTGTCCTCGTTCGGCATCAGCGGGACGAACGCGCACGCGATCCTGGAGCAGGCGCCGGAGGTCGAGGGGGCCGAGGCGGCGGAGCAGCCCGCGGCCGGGGTCGTCGATGGTCCGGTGGCGTGGGTGGTGTCGGGCCGTAGCGCGGCCGGGTTGCGGGCGCAGGCTGGTCGGTTGCGGGAGTTCGTGGCCGAGCGTCCCGAACTGGACGCGGCTGATGTGGCGTTGTCGTTGGTGAGGTCGCGTTCGGTGTTCGAGCACCGTGGGGTGGTGACGGGTGCTGGTCGCGAGGAGTTGTTGGCGCGGTTGGGTGCGTTGGCCGGGGACGAGGTGGTCTCGGGTGTGACGCGTGGTGTGGCCGATGTGCGTGGTCGTTCGGTGTTCGTGTTCCCGGGTCAGGGGGCGCAGTGGGTGGGTATGGCGGTGGGGTTGTTGGATGCCTCGCCGGTGTTCGCTGAGGCGGTGGCCGAGTGTGAGGCGGCGTTGTCTGCTCATGTGGACTGGTCGTTGACGGATGTGCTGCGTGGTGTTGAGGGTGCGCCTGGTTTTGACCGGGTGGATGTGGTGCAGCCGGTGTTGTTCGCGGTGATGGTGTCGCTGGCCAAGTTGTGGCGTTCGGTGGGTGTGGAGCCGGACGCTGTGATGGGTCACAGTCAGGGTGAGATCGCGGCGGCGTGTGTGGCCGGTGCGTTGTCACTGGGGGACGCCGCGAAGGTGGTGGCGTTGCGGTCGCAGGCGATAGCCGCCGGTCTGGCGGGTCGTGGCGGGATGGTGTCGGTGGGGTTGCCGGTCGACCAGGTCAAGGAGCGCATCGCCGCCTGGGACGGTGCGATATCGGTCGCTGCGGTCAACGGTCCCGGCTCGGTCGTGGTCTCCGGTGATCCGGGTGCGCTGGACGAGATGGTCGCCCAGCTTGAGGGCGAGGAGGTGCGGGTCCGTCGGGTGCCGGTGGACTACGCCTCGCACTCCGCCCACGTGGAGTCCATCCGCGAGGAGTTGCTCAAGGTCCTGGCGGACCTGAAGCCCCGTACCTCGCAGGTGCCGTTCTACTCGACGGTCTCCGGTGAGCTGGTGGACACGGCGGGTCTGGACGCCGAGTACTGGTACCGGAACCTGCGCCAGACGGTCGAGTTGGAGGCCACGACTCGTACGCTGCTGGGCGCCGGGCATGGTGTGTTCGTTGAGGTGAGTCCGCATCCGGTGTTGACGCTTCCCGTTCAGCAGACGGTGGAGGCCGCTGACGCCCAGGCCGTGGTCGTGGGCACCCTGCGCCGCGACGAGGGCGGCCTGGAGCGGTTCCTGACCTCCGCCGCCGAGGTGTTCGCGCGTGGCACCAAGGTCGACTGGGCCCGCACCCTGGAGGGCCGCCGCGCCCGCCGGGTCGAGCTGCCGACGTACGCCTTCCAGCGCGAGCGTTACTGGCTCGACGGGTTCGGCCTGCCGCCCGGCGGAGGCGTGGCCGATGGTGCCGGCTCCGTCGACGAGCGGTTCTGGGACGTGGTGCGGCGCCAGGACCTGGAGTCGCTGGCCGGGACGCTGGCGGTCGACAGCGAGGCGCCGCTGAGCGCCGTGCTGCCCGCCCTGTCCGCGTACCACCGCGACAACCGCGACCGGTCCACGGTCGACGGCTGGCGCTACCGGGTCACGTGGAAGCCGCTCTCCGACGCCGCCGACGGCTCGCTGTCGGGGACGTGGCTCGTGGTGGTTCCGGCCTCCCTCGCCGAGGACGAACTGGTCTCGGGCGTTGTCGCCGGACTCGAACGGCATGGCGCGAGCGCCGTCCCGGTCGTCGTGGACGAGCGGGACCTCGACGCGGACGTGCTGGCGGAGCGGCTGCGCGCGGTGGCCGCCGATGCGCCCGAGCTGGGCGGCGTGCTGTCGCTGCTCGCCCTGGACGAGCGGCCCTGCCCCGACCATCCGGCGCTGACCGGCGGCTACGCGCTGACCCTGGTGCTGCTGCGGGCCCTGGTCGAGGCCGAGCTTCCGGCCCGGCTGTGGTGCGGTACGCGCGGCGCCGTCTCGGTGGGCCGTTCCGACCGGCTCACCAGCCCGGCGCAGGCGATGGTCTGGGCGCTGGGCCGGGTGGCCGGCCTGGAACTGCCGCCCCTGTGGGGCGGTCTGGTCGACCTGCCCGAGTCTCTGGACCCGCGCGGTGCGGAACGGCTGGCCGGTGTGCTGGCCGCCGAGGGCGGCGAGGACCAGGTCGCGGTGCGCGGCTCCGGCGTCTTCGTACGCCGCCTGGCGCGCTCTGCCGCGTCCGCCGGCGAGGGGACCTCGTGGCGGGCGCGCGGCACCGTGCTGGTGACCGGTGGCACGGGCGGGCTCGGCGGGCAGGTGGCTCGCTGGCTGGTCCGTAGTGGCGCCGAGCACCTGGTGCTGACCAGCCGGCGCGGTCTGGACGCCGAGGGCGCCGCCGAGTTGAAGGCGGAGCTGGAGGGCATGGGCGCCGGGGTGACGGTGGCCGCGTGCGACGCGGCCGACCGCGACGCGCTCGCCGCCGTCCTGGACGCCGTACCGGAGCACCGACCGCTCACCGCGGTGGTGCACGCGGCGGGTGTCACGCTCGCGGCCCCCCTGTTGGAGACGGACCTCGCCGACGCCGCGACGGTCGTGTCCGGCAAGGTGGCGGGCGCCGTCAACCTGGACGAGCTGCTCGGCGACCGTGAGCTCGACGCGTTCGTGGTCTTCTCCTCCATCTCCGGCGTGTGGGGCGGCGGCAGCCAGGGCGTCTACGGCTCCGGGAACGCCTTCCTGGACGCACTGGTCGAGCGCCGCCGCGCGCGGGGTCTCGCGGGCACCGCCGTCTCCTGGGGCCCGTGGGCCGAAGACGGCATGGCCACCCGGGACGGCGCGGGGGAGCAGTTGGCGCGGCGCGGACTGCCCGCGATGGCGCCCCAGTTGGCGATCTCCGCTCTGGAACGCGCGGTGGCGGATGACGACGGTGTGATCACGGTCGTCGACGTGGACTGGGAGCGGTTCGCGCCCTCCTTCACCGCGGTCCGGCCCAGCCCGTTCCTGAGCGACCTCGACGAGGTCCGGGCACTGGAGACGAAGGGGGGCGACGGCGAGAGCGCCGACGCCGCCGGGGCCCAGTTGCGCGAACGGCTGAAGCCGCTCACCGAGGGCGAGCGGGACCGGGTGCTGCTCGACCTGGTACGCGGGCACGCCGCCTCCGTACTCGGCTACTCCTCCGCCGAGACGGTCGAGCCGAACCGGGCCTTCCGCGACCTGGGATTCGACTCGCTGACCGCGGTCGACCTGCGCAACCGGCTGGCCGCCGAGACCGGTCTCGTCCTGCCCGCCACGCTGGTCTTCGACTACCCCAGCGCCGGCGTGCTCGCGGCGCACCTGCGCACCGAGGTACTGGGCGCCACGTCCCCGGCGCCGGCCACCGGCCCCATGGGCCCCGCGGGCGCCGGTGCGGACGACGAGCCCATCGCGATCGTCTCCATGAGCTGCCGCCTGCCCGGTGGGGTGCGGAGCCCGGAGGACCTGTGGCAGTTGATCGACGGCGGCGGTGACGCCATCTCGTCGTTCCCGACGGACCGAGGCTGGGACCTGTCGGGCATGTACGACCCCGACCCGGACCGGCCGGGCACGTTCTACGCCCGCGAGGGCGGGTTCCTCTACGACGCGGGCGAGTTCGACCCCGGCTTCTTCGGGATCTCGCCCCGCGAGGCCCTGGCGACCGACCCGCAGCAGCGCCTTCTCCTGGAGACCTCCTGGGAGGCGTTCGAGCGGGCGGGCATCAACCCCGCTTCGGTGCGGGGCAGCCGGACCGGTGTGTTCGTCGGCTTCTCGGGCTCCGGGTACGGCACCAACCTGGAGACGGTGCCCGAGGACGTCGAGGGCCACCTGCTGACCGGCAACGCCGGCAGCGTCGTCTCCGGCCGCCTCGCCTACACCTACGGCCTGGAAGGCCCCGCCATCACGGTGGACACCGCCTGCTCCTCGTCGCTGGTGGCCCTGCACCTGGCCTGCCAGTCGCTGCGGCAGGGCGAGTGCGACATGGCGTTGGTCGGCGGTGTGGCGGTGATGGCCACCCCGATGGCGTTCGTCGAGTTCAGCCGGCAGGGCGGGCTCGCGCCCGACGGCCGCTGCAAGCCCTTCGCGGACGCGGCGGACGGCACGGGCTGGTCCGAGGGCGCCGACGTGCTGCTCGTGGAGCGGCTGTCGGACGCGCGGCGCAACGGCCACCAGGTGCTGGGCGTCGTGCGGGGTTCGGCGGTCAACCAGGACGGCGCCAGCAACGGTCTGACGGCGCCGAACGGCCCGTCGCAGCAGCGGGTCATCCGTCAGGCGCTGGCCAGCGCGGGACTGTCGCCCGCCGAGGTGGACGCGGTCGAGGCGCACGGCACCGGCACGTCGTTGGGTGACCCGATCGAGGCTCAGGCGCTGCTGGCCACCTACGGCCAGGAGCGCCCCGAGGGTCGTCCGCTGCTGCTGGGCGCGCTGAAGTCGAACATCGGTCACACTCAGGCCGCCTCCGGCCTCGCCGGGGTCATCAAGATGGTGTTGGCGATGCGGCACGGCGTACTGCCGAAGACGCTGCACGTGGACGAGCCGTCGAGCCAGGTGGACTGGTCGGCGGGTGAGGTACGGCTGCTGACCGAGGCCACCGAGTGGCCCGAGAGCGGGAATCCGCGCCGGGCCGGCGTGTCCGCCTTCGGTGTGAGCGGGACCAACGCCCACACCATCATCGAGCAGGCCCCCTCGGACACCGAGGACACCCGGCCGGCCGAGGTGGCGTCCCCCGACGACCGTGGCGCGGCGCCCTGGACGCTTTCCGCCCGGAGCGCGGACGGGCTGCGGGCCCAGGCGCGGCGGCTGCGGGCACAGCTGATCGCACAACCGGAGCTGAGCCTGAGGGACGTTGGCTACTCCCTGGTCGCCACCCGTGCGGTGTTCGAGCACCGTGCCGTACTGACCGGCGCGGACCGCGCGGAGCTGCTGCGCGGCCTTGAGGCCGTCGCCACCGCCGAGGACGCCCCCGGCGTCGTACGCTCGGTCGCGACCCCGACGGGGGCCACGGCGTTCCTCTTCTCGGGTCAGGGTGCGCAACGCCTGGGCATGGGCCGGGAGTTGTACGAGGCGTACCCGGTGTTCGCCCGCGCCTTGGACGAGGTGTGCGCGCACCTGGACGTCGTGCTTGACCGTCCGCTGAAGGACGTGGTGTTCGCGGCGGAGGGCAGTGCGGACGCCGAACTGCTGGATCAGACGGCGTTCACGCAGCCCGCGCTGTTCGCGGTCGAGGTGGCGTTGTTCCGGCTCCTTGAGCACTGGGGCGTCAGGCCGGACGTGCTCATCGGCCACTCCGTCGGCGAGATTGCCGCCGCGCATGTGGCCGGGGTGTTCTCTCTTGAGGACGCGTGCACGTTGGTCGCGGCGCGTGGCCGGCTGATGCAGGCCCTGCCGGACGGTGGGGCGATGGTCGCCATCGAGGCGTCCGAGGAGGAGGTCGCGGAGTCGCTCGCCGGTCGTGAGGCCGAGGTGAGCATGGCCGCGGTCAACGGCCCGAACGCCGTGGTCGTCGCCGGTGACGAGGGCGCGGCGCTGGAGATCGCCGAACAGTGGGCCGAGCGGGGTCGCAAGACCCGTCGGCTGCGGGTCAGCCACGCGTTCCACTCTCCGCGCATGGACGCCATGTTGGAGGACTTCCGCAAGGTGGTCGAGGAGCTGTCGTTCGCCCCGCCGACCATCGCCCTGGTGTCCAACGTGACGGGCAAGTCGGCGGGCGCCGACGAGGTGTGCTCGCCGGAGTACTGGGTGCGCCACGCGCGGGAGGCCGTGCGCTTCCTGGACGGGCTGCGCTCCCTGGAGAACGCGGGCGTGACCAGGTTCCTTGAGGTCGGCCCCGACGGAGTGCTCGCGGCGATGGCCCGGGAGTGCCTGACGGCGGAGGAGGCCGCGGCCCCCGTCGTGGTGCCCGCGCTGCGCAAGGACCGCGCCGAGGTCCAGGCGCTGACGACGGCGCTGGCCGAACTCCACGTCAACGGCGCCACCGTCGACTGGGAGGCCCTGTTCGCCGGCCAGGACGTCCGGCGGGTCGAGCTGCCGACGTACGCGTTCCAGCGGCAGCGGTACTGGCTGGACGCCCCCGAGGGCGGCGCCCTCGACACCTCCGCCTCCGCGGACTCGGTCGACGCCCGGTTCTGGGACGCGGTCGAGCGCGAGGACCTGGAGGCGCTGACCGCCGCGCTGCACGTGGACGGAGACGCCTCGCTGACCGAGGTGCTCCCCGCCCTGTCGTCGTACCGCAAGGGCCACCGCGAGCGGTCCACGGTGGACGGCTGGCGCTACCAGATCGCGTGGAACGCGGTGTCCGAGCTGGCGGAGCGGGCGCCGACCGGCACCTGGTTGGTCATGGTCCCCCAGCCGTACGCCGACGACGCGCTGGTCACCTCCGCGGTGTCCACGCTCGAGCGGCAGGGCGCGGGCGTGGCCCGGATCGTGCTCGACGGCGCGGCGGACATCGACCGCGCGGCGGTCGCCGAGCGGCTGCGCACCGCGATCGAGGGCGCGTCCGACGGGGTCGTCGGCGGGGTGCTCTCCCTGCTGGCCCTGGACGAGGACCCCTGCGTCGGCCACACGGTGGTGCCGCGAGGGCTCGCGCTGAACCTCGTCGCTCTCCAGGCACTCGTGGACGCCGGTGTCGAAGCCCCGCTGTGGGTGGCGACCCGGGGCGCCGTGTCGGTGACCGAGTCCGACACGCTGCGCAGCGCCGCCCAGGCGCAGGTCTGGGGCCTTGGCCGGGTCGCCGGACTGGAGCACCCCAAGCTCTGGGGCGGCCTGGTGGACCTCCCGGAGACGCTGGACGAGCGCGCCGCGAACCGGCTGTCCGGTGTGCTGGGCGGCGGAGCCGGCGAGTTCGAGGACCAGGTGGCGGTGCGCACGTCCGGCGTGTTCACCCGGCGCCTGGTACGGGCCGCCGCGCCGCGGACCACGGCCCGGCCGTGGAACGCGCGCGGCTCGGTGCTGGTGACCGGCGGCACCGGGGGAGTGGGAGGCCAGGTGGCCCGGTGGCTGGCGAGCGCCGGCGCCGAACACCTGGTGCTGACCAGCCGGCGTGGCCTGGACGCCCCCGGCGCGGCCGAACTGCGCGACGAACTCACCGCCCTGGGCACCGAGGTGACCGTCGCGGCCTGTGACATCGCCGACCGCGACGCCCTGGCCGCCGTACTGGCCGCCATCCCCGAGCGGTACCCGCTGCACGCCGTCGTGCACGCGGCGGGCGTCCTGGACGACGGCGTCCTGGACTCGATGTCGGTGGAGCGGGTGGCCGGCGTGCTGCGTCCCAAGGTGGAGGGGGCCCGCCACCTGCACGAACTCACCCAGGGTCTCGACCTGTCCGCGTTCGTGCTGTTCTCCTCGCTCGCCGGGGCGATCGGCGGGGCCGGCCAGGGAAGTTACGCGGCGGCCAACGCCTACCTCGACGCCCTGGCGCAGCAGCGCCGGGCCCAGGGTCTCGCCGCCACATCGGTGGCCTGGGGCCCGTGGGCCGAGGCCGGCATGGCGGTCGACGGGGCGCTGGAGGACCGGCTGCGGCGCGGCGGCATGGCCGCGATGACGCCGGAGCTGGCGGTCAAGGCACTCCAACAGGCCCTCGACCTCCAGGAGACGCACCTGGCCGTCGCCGACCTGGACTGGGAGCGGTTCGTCCCGTCCTACACCGCCGTACGGGCCAGCAGGCTGCTGGACGAGATGCCCGAGGCGCGGCGGGTCCTGGAGGCCGCGACCGCGGGCGGTACCGGCGCGCGGTTCGAGACCGGCGGTTCGGAACTGCGTGAGCGGCTCGCCGGACTGCCGGAGGTGGAACAGGAACGCGTGCTGCTCGACCTGGTCACCACCCAGGTGGCCGTCGTGCTCGGCTTCCCCTCGGTGGAGTCGGTCGAGTCCCAGCGGGCCTTCCGGGAACTCGGCTTCGACTCGCTGACCGCCGTCGAGCTGCGGAACCGGCTCGACGCGGCGACGGGCCTGCGCCTGCCCGCGACGATCGTCTTCGACCACCCGACGCCCGTGGCGCTCGCCCGGCGACTGCGCACCGACGTCGTCGAGGACGGGGTCTCGGCGGCCACACCGATCCTCGACGAGCTGGACCGGATCGAAGCGGCGATGGCCACGATCTCCGCCGACGACGTGGACCGGCCACGGATCACCACGCGCCTGCAGACGCTCCTCCTGAAGTGGGGCGAGGCGGAGCAGGAGTCGCCCACCTCGGGCAAGAAGGCGGTGCCGGACAAGATCCAGTCGGCGACGTCGGACGAGATCTTCGACTTCATCGACAAGGAGCTCGGGCTCTCCTGA